The Cicer arietinum cultivar CDC Frontier isolate Library 1 chromosome 1, Cicar.CDCFrontier_v2.0, whole genome shotgun sequence genome contains the following window.
CTGACCAACAACTAAAAAATGTCTCATAATTATCTAGGGTGTTTAATTCAAAGGTTGTCCATATGCGTACCTTAGGTTTTTGTAGTAATACAATTGATGATAATGATTAGGATATGTCTCCTTGCAAAAGATTGTATAGTGATTCGTAATAAATAAGCATATGCTATTAAGTACCTCCCTAAAGCTAATTCGGTAGGAAATAAAGAGGATTAGGAGAATAAAGAATAGTATATGCTATTAAATACCTCACTAAAGCCAATTCGGTAGAAAACAAAGAgtctaaaaaattcaaagaaaagaGTTGATAAAACTAGAACGCACGAGAATGTACAATGCCATTTTCAAGGCTAAACagtttgtaaaaaataaaaataaaatttattaaatgggCTACAAACAAAGAATAGAGAGAAGATGTTTAATTTGGTACTCTTGGATTAGCATCCAAATTTATGACATTACAATGAATGTCTTTATTTAGTTTAATGCTAAAATTGATActattaagaataataataaaaatatgtaaataaaagagtttaattttattcataGTCATGTTAAAGAATTTACattgttaatatattataaattatgagttaacaaaattataaattatcttATGTATAGCTTTTAATGTTGctataataaaatcatttttttaattatctaacaattataattaattaataatttaaaaaactttacGTTTATCTTACgaatcatttaaaatatcaaaaatgaaattaaaagtaACCTATTATTTTATTAGGATTAAATAggcttttagtttttttttttatagagtttcaaatgtttatttttatttgctgTAAATTTTTCTGACCTTTAGTCTTCACGTTATTTGAAATCTTTTTTTATGTACTTCAATACTTGTAGTCTTTGCTTTTAAATCAAGTTGTGTATATATGTTTTAGAATTTTTGAATAGATTTTTGCCATAATAAATGTTTctcttcaaaaaaattaattttttaacataaatttaattcaatataaattttaagtatCAAaagctaaaaaataaataaagtttaaacttaaaaataaaactttagaCTCATTTTAAAGGAATTGAAAACTTATTCAATATTCTCtctctataaatattatattcaaatatttgaactaaatCATAGTTACAAGGAATTTAAGAAAGCTACAACCAGTAATAATGCGCCAAAAACTAGTTGAAATAAGTAGAAATAGCAACAACATAATTATGAATTCTTAATTTCAAAACATATTAAAGATGAGTTATTCTTGTATGGTCACAAAGACCAAATGTATAGTAAATACATACATAAAAGAGACttttttaaacactaacaaaagataaaatcaaatttttattaaaaaaaatatctctttTGTGTATGTTCAAGAATTATACATTTGATTTTGTGACAGTACAATATGTACTCATTAATCATATATCCTAGTTCCTTGAACTTTTCTTACTCTTTGTAAACTTTAATAGTGTATCAAGTACTAAGGGTATGCAAATGGCTCTAGAAATGTCTCTTCCTTGTTGTACTTTGGAACCATGAGAACAAGAACCTTTTTCTAATTTCCTGTTCCTTTCTTCAAACCTTAATGGTGTTGGGAAGTACAAGCGTCCTCTGTCACGTCCTGTTCTAAATCCAATTAGCTGTGCAAGGGATACACTGTTGTCTTGGAAGAATGATGCTGTGGACTGGTTGTTtcaatagaagaagaagaagtagaATAAACTGTAAGCACAAGACAAGTTTACAAGCGTCTAATACTCACTTTTTACTTCAATACttcataaaaacattaattaattatttcacatTTGTGAAAAATTTCATGTTTTCACTTTTAACTGCAATAttgtctgttttttttttaagtccatctattataactttttttttttgtaaagatAAATACATCAAAgtgaaaataacttttatttttaagtttctaTCTATTATAACTAAAGACAAACTCTAAGGTGTTTGAGAGGTATCCTCTATCATTATTATGCCAAAAGTTTCAAACAATTATCATAGCCACTCGTCTCAATGTTTTTGGAGGTCATGTTCGAATATAAAAATTGACTTCCAAAAATCACAAAACCTTAATATTAAGATTCAAGATTAGTATTTAATGATGGGTGGTGGTTCCCGGTAGGCTGTAACCGCTCTCTCTCAAAGATTCAAAGTGGTGGGAATAAggtgtaaatataaaattttaggttCATCTTACAAAATTAAGATATCAACGCAATTTTTCAAAGGTTAGgatatactataaaaaaaattaggaccTCCATAATTGGGCCCATGTGCTAATGTTTTGGTTGCACATGTCGATAGCCGACCTTGATCATAGCATGTAAATGTAATTTTGATGGCaacaagttaaatatttttttgacaaaatgatgaaataaaTGTCATCTTCTTATGATTCTTTTCCTAGAAATTAAGTTGTCGATAGTTTCGTTAGTACTAGAAGTGCAGTTGCCTTTTGACAATTGGTGATGAAACAAACTATTGATGTTATCAACAAATAATACTTTTCTTCTTAAGTGGTATTCATTCAATGCAATTagtaaaaaacattattaagaTGTTTAGTATCACCGTGAATTTGTCAGAATCACGGTGAACCACTGTGATTTTACAAAAACTAcgagttataaattttgcaaaATCAAAGCTGCTTAGTGTGATTCTGAAAAATCTACCTTAATACCAAATATACACTATGTCAAACCAGTGATAAGAAAGGAATAAGAAAACATCACCTCAGTATCAAGGTTAGAGGTTGAAAATGATGAGAAACTAGTGCATGGCATTGGCATGTGCAATTGATATGGTTCCACTGATGAAGCTGCTGGGAGGGATTCCGCAACTCTAAGTCTCATATTCAAGAAGCTAAGCCCAAGTGGCCATCCAATAAGCATTTCATCATTCTGAAAGACCAAAAAACAATGTTGACTGATCCAAGAAAAGTTAAGGAAAAAAGAATGTGCTGAATGAAGAAGTTGCAGTGATGTTTCTATTGAAAAGATATAAAGTCAGTAGTAGTGAAATATGGAAGGTACCATTGCTGTTTAACTGGTGTGAAAATGCAAAGCTAGCAGAACCtaaaaagtatgaaaaatattttccaaGAGGGTTTTGCAATAATGAAGTGTAGCCTAAAAAAgttgtatattaaaatttataagggTCCAGTTGGTAAGATATTTTGTGTGATTGTGTCTATATATATCAATGTTAACTGACGTTTGAAAGAGTTTTAAGCTGGAGGTATTGGATTCGATTTCGAAAACTAACATAATCTAACTTATTAACACTTGTCtacacaaaaaaatatcaaggtTAAGACAACTCTTGCAGTTCACTTCACAATAAATTCAATCACAAATTAATCCTTGTTCCTATACTCATTTAAAGAACCTTTGAAACTTGTGGTTTTACAAGTCTAATTGTACCAACCACTTTAATTGTTTGTTTCTCCTAGTTATACTTGTTATTTTAATCAGCATTACTTCTAATGAGGCTTCTTATCCActctaaaatgataaaaaaaaaaaaaaaaattactcaaaaCCATTAATTAGGTGAAACAGACACTGATGGTTGTTGAACTGTCAAcaataataattagaaaatgATTGGTGTTTAAGTTTTAACAAAAGGTTAAACTTATATTCTTATGATTCAATGGTTTGTATAGGTTCATTCATCTAGatatttttcaaatgaatttCTCTACAATAAAATTACCACGCAGTTATACACGATAATTGATCTCAACCATTGATTAGAGATCAGATGGTTTAGATTatataatttgtaaattaatgtTACAGTCTCAACCTTTGACTTAAAATCGGATGATCTGTGATGCAGTTAAAGCAAGAAATCCAAATGCAAGTGAACCCTGCTCCTACTTGTGTGAACTCAGCTCCTACTTTTGCTCAAAATGAACAACCTATCCTAGCTATATAATAACACTAAGGtactaaaattatcaaataatgaTCATTTAGATAGGGGACCAGTATTGTTTTTTTACCCCATTTTCTGTACTACATTGAAAAAAAGAGGACATGTTGATATTATTAATAGGACTGATATGTCAGTTCAAGTTACATTACATTCTTAGAATCTAGTCAGGACAACAAACACTGATGAGTTTTAATGAAATGTTAATTCATTATTATGTGACTACCGATTTAACAACaactactactattattatgATCCTCCAAACAAATCTCACTAATGGGGTCTTTTCTTTTATATCAGTccatttgaaaaatacaaaatttatacaTATTATACAATTTTTTCCTTCTATGTCACTCCATTAGGAAAATACAAATCTGGTTGATGTTAATCAAACAACTAGGATTTCGCAGTAGGAGATGGAGGGGCTTAAGAGGATTGTAGTCCAAATTTGCATATTATGTTTAAATTATCTTAATTGAATTTATCTACGGATATAAGTAATTTTGAGTGAACTTATAGAAATAATAACACATTCATAAGTTGTTCTCAACTGATTTTCATATGGTCTTTGATACTATTTaagaaaacaatttataatttacaagaaaacaattttaattatttaatttttcttttatagaaataatttatatataaacatttatataataaaCTTTGATGCTGTAAGTAAGTTGTTGATTCAAAAATGCAAGATTACTTTaggaaaattacttaaaaagcTTGTTAATGTTTTTTCTAACAAGGAAAAAAAAGCATGTTAATATTAACTCTTAGAAATAATATCAAACACAGATAATAGGAGAAATTCATTTCAcatttcataaaatcagacaTGCAAGACTAACAATAATCAAACATGCCAGCACAACATAGAAAGGAGGAATTCAATTCACATTTCACACAATTAAGTTATAACATAAAGCATGAAAAAAATATCTTGACATTTATGGATCAATAGCATTaaatcaaccaaaaaaaaaGTCTTGATCTTTCACCGACAAAACAGTAAAACATCTAATACTAAACCAGCTAAAAAGAGAGAGTGGAATGAAAGAGGACAAGAGAAGGTGAATGCCaaaagaaaatggagaaagaaTGGAAAAGTCAAGCATGGAATTATTACCTCTGCAACCATGGTGTCTCTGCTTCCCTCAGAAAATGATGATCacagagaaaaataataaaacatatgtTTTGGAGAAACCGATGGTGAATTTATTTACGTGTCTCCTAACATGTGTTCTTCTTTAAACATTATACATTTAAGAGTATGGTCCCACTTGAACCGCAAAATATTTAGTTCAAAGATAAGATGAGCCAAGTTTTTTTTTGGTCCCTATGTTCCAAATTTTGACTAGTAAATTTTAGACTAACTTATGATTAACCAATTGTGCTTGTGCAGTTGAAAAAGTGTTCACACTTGCTGTGATTTgagtttaaatttgaaattctaCGGTTGataaattatatgtaaatttttagttaaattgaTACTTTTCTATTCTCAAACTGTGTATAAAGTGTGTCtctgttaatttaattttttatttatgaaaaaatagtAGCTTATGATTAGAAGATGTTAGTTTGATGTTGTTATTGGTAAGTGGCATAAGAGAAGTGTTGTAATTCTTTATTGGACATTTTAGTGTGCAGGTGTCTTTTGGGTTTATTGGAGAAGTAGCTTTCAAAACGGTTGGAATTTATTAGTGTAAGTGTTGGATTTTGTAAGCAGTTTCTATCACCATATTGATTGTTGaatattgaataaattattaatacgtTACTATACTGTACTGTAATTCTGTAAATGAGTTTTTACGGTCTATTGATAAATCAAAGGTtttaacataattatttttgaattaataaattaacaattatttttataaataaaaaatctattgtacttccaaaaaaatcatttgataaaaaaaatattattttattgtttataaatgttatactatttttctttaaaatatttaaaattaattattattattaataataaattaaaaaattctaaatattattTCGCGCATATTTTAGTGAAAGTTACTTaggtattataattttttaaataatattaaaaatattcttattaattaattataataactaaTAATTTAAAGACGAATTGTACTGATAGACGTGTCATTGACTATATAACACATAAATCCTCTTACTGTTATAATTAGTGATAGCAAATCGATTTCTAACATGCAACTAAAAATCATGTCTAGAATTAAACAGTTATACAAAgctgaaattttataaaaggaTAAAAGTTTAATGTAATTTGATCCTTATAAAATTTGCAAATCATAAAAGTACATTGTTATAGCCAACCAAAAAACTGTCATAACTATATGTAGAGCTATCAAAATGGTGTGGTCTATTAGCTCACATTATAGGTCATCAGATTGTAAAAAAgttgatccaaaaataaaaatcttttcTAGTCCAATCCAATTGATCAAGTTTACAAATGGGTCGGGTCGGGCTAACCCTCAAGACTTCGGGCTGCCCCattttttcaaagaaaatattggactaatttttgaaataatactATAAAAGGTAGTAATAACTCTATAGTTTGAACTATTTTGCAAAAATTGGTGTAGTTGATGGGgcacaaaaatgaaaatgtattAGTTGTGAGAATCCGTATTCATATGTTGGGCACCACTCATTTAACACATGTATGTATAAATGCCATTCAATTCCAAAAATATCATGACGTGGGGTCATTGTTAGATGCTAAAGCAACTTTGTtgaaacttaaaattttaataaggCAAACATAGATTCACTTTCTAGAAACATTATCAAACATCATCTTCCATTAAACTATTAAACTATTATGAGTGTGTGagtttttagtaatatttaccattttatatatataaaaatattatatgtcATTTAAAACTCATTATTATCATAAAACTTTATCTTGATTCATATGTTAAAATATCTATGATGAGTTTCAattctttaaatataatttcattattaacattatgagaactatcatatttttatgtaaaaaaaaaaaagaattatgatatattataaAGTTTCTATTAACTCCTTTGATTTTGATGAATACTAATAATACACCATCAAACTCATTCATTGACTAAATTTTATACAAGTTTCACTAAATTATATGGATCgcaaataaatttaatgaaaatcATATGaatttaaactaataaaaaaacatgTATTAAAGAGTGTGTTGTTGATATTATTTTGAAGTCTTTCAATGTCAAACAAAAGCCAAAAATCTTCTCAATGTGCTAATCTATTCAAATTAACATTCTATGAAATGAATCAATTGTTTATAATTGATACTAAAATACTCATTAACGAACCTAATGTTTTAATGTGTGCATTGAAATAAGTTTTATTAAGAGTGGTTTTTATATGAATTGAAGTTGTGTGTTGTGTGTTGTGTGTAATTAGAGTTAGTAGTTGCATCATCCTATTGAAAAAGTGATAAAGGATTAAAGTATGACTAGACAATAAGAGAAAAgtccaataaaaataatcaGTAAAACTTAATTCAGTTAATAATGTAGATAATATtagattgaatatttttttgtgatAACTGAACTTTGCATTTGTGAATTGAACAATGGTATTTTCAATTCACATAAAAAAgccaaataaaaatagattctGAACAAAAATGTAGTGTTTTAAGTATTCTTAgtcttagaatttttttttaaggaacCGAAAATTCTTTTTTGTTGAAGTTTGAGAGGCCTAGACTTTGTTTTTGGCGGAATAGGCCTAGTCTTTTGTAAACTAAAACACTGGGCTATAAATGAGCATCTCAAACTAAAACTTTAACCCATAAGATTTGCGACTATTTGTGTAAAATCTACTACTACACCTATTTGACCATTTTTTTGATCATTTGTACATATTGCTAGATAAACACTTAAAATCAACCTTGAAACACGGGCTTGAACCCTCTCAATCTTTCTCAGTATATCATTGGTATTATATTAATCCAACAAAGGAAAGATTAAAAAGCACAACTATTAAAAGAAACACATCATAACAAAAACACCATGAAAAATCTCTTGCATGCAGAAAATT
Protein-coding sequences here:
- the LOC101511791 gene encoding uncharacterized protein yields the protein MVAENDEMLIGWPLGLSFLNMRLRVAESLPAASSVEPYQLHMPMPCTSFSSFSTSNLDTESTASFFQDNSVSLAQLIGFRTGRDRGRLYFPTPLRFEERNRKLEKGSCSHGSKVQQGRDISRAICIPLVLDTLLKFTKSKKSSRN